A DNA window from Aureibaculum sp. 2308TA14-22 contains the following coding sequences:
- a CDS encoding universal stress protein, which translates to MKTILVPIDFSDEAKYACKVAASIAKQTGSEIILLHMLDIPSTSVDPMVDGNLGGGAQTIFYMKTIHKKFGEFKAFPFFDGLKVIDSVIFKKAFQGVIEESSKNNVGLIVMGSQGATGIKEMLVGSNTEKVVRQSDIPVLVIKQDIDNFDIKNMIFASDFGEDSKNNFHKVIDFAKLFNAKIHFLYINTIHNFEPTRDSKEKLNNFISAFNLDDYSVTIYNDTSIEEGILNYGKEINADVIAINTHGRSGLSQLFNESISKELANHALRPVVTFKI; encoded by the coding sequence ATGAAAACAATACTCGTTCCTATCGACTTTTCTGACGAAGCAAAATATGCCTGTAAAGTAGCAGCCTCAATTGCTAAACAAACAGGTAGCGAAATTATTTTATTGCATATGTTAGATATACCATCTACCTCTGTTGACCCCATGGTCGATGGTAATTTAGGCGGTGGAGCACAAACCATATTTTATATGAAAACCATTCACAAAAAATTTGGAGAGTTTAAAGCTTTTCCCTTTTTTGATGGACTAAAGGTGATTGATTCTGTAATTTTCAAAAAAGCTTTTCAGGGTGTTATTGAAGAAAGTAGTAAAAATAATGTTGGACTAATTGTGATGGGTTCGCAAGGAGCGACCGGAATTAAAGAAATGTTGGTAGGTTCTAATACTGAAAAAGTAGTTAGGCAATCTGACATACCTGTATTGGTTATTAAACAAGATATTGATAATTTTGATATAAAAAACATGATTTTTGCATCAGATTTCGGCGAGGACAGCAAAAACAACTTCCATAAAGTAATTGATTTTGCAAAACTTTTCAATGCTAAAATTCACTTTCTATATATAAATACCATCCATAATTTTGAGCCTACAAGAGATTCAAAAGAAAAACTGAACAACTTCATCTCAGCTTTTAATCTTGATGATTATTCTGTAACTATTTATAACGATACCAGTATAGAAGAGGGCATTTTAAATTACGGAAAAGAAATAAACGCTGACGTAATTGCCATAAATACGCATGGCAGAAGTGGTTTATCTCAATTATTTAATGAAAGTATTAGTAAAGAACTGGCTAATCACGCTCTACGCCCAGTGGTAACATTTAAAATTTAG
- the rimP gene encoding ribosome assembly cofactor RimP produces MREQVKKLVEEAIQENPKLFLIDLKISPDNRINVIVDGDEGVSIKECIRISRNVEHNLDRETTDFSLEVSSPGLSEPIVNNRQFNKNLGKTLKVKTETDTFEGKLLEVNDKGIVLEWKVREPKPVGKGKITVVKTADLQFDSIKQAKVKLKF; encoded by the coding sequence GTGAGAGAGCAAGTTAAGAAGTTAGTTGAAGAAGCTATTCAAGAAAATCCTAAACTGTTTTTGATTGATTTAAAAATCTCACCAGATAACAGAATAAATGTCATTGTTGATGGAGATGAAGGTGTTTCGATAAAAGAATGTATAAGAATTAGTCGAAATGTGGAACATAACTTAGATAGGGAAACTACTGATTTTTCTTTAGAAGTATCTTCACCAGGACTGTCAGAACCAATAGTTAACAATAGACAGTTCAATAAAAATTTAGGTAAAACTTTAAAGGTTAAAACAGAAACCGATACATTTGAAGGGAAACTTTTAGAGGTAAATGACAAAGGAATTGTTCTAGAATGGAAAGTTAGGGAGCCAAAACCAGTTGGTAAAGGAAAAATAACTGTTGTTAAAACAGCAGATTTACAATTTGATAGTATAAAACAAGCAAAAGTGAAATTAAAATTTTAA
- the nusA gene encoding transcription termination factor NusA gives MENIALIESFSEFKDDKSIDRVTLMAILEDVFRAALKRKYGSDDNFDIIINPDKGDLEIWRNRVVVNDGEVEEPNEEISLSDAQKIEPDFEVGEDVSEEVKLEDLGRRAILALRQNLISKIHEHDNTNIFKQFKDLEGEIYSAEVHHIRHNAVILLDDEGNEIVLPKSEQIRSDYFRKGESVRGIIKSVELRGNKPTILMSRTAPEFLVKLFEQEIPEVFDGLITIERVARIPGEKAKVAVDSYDDRIDPVGACVGMKGSRIHGIVRELGNENIDVINYTKNDQIFIARALSPAKVTSMDIKEAAEGEKPRVDVFLMPDQVSKAIGKGGVNIRLASQLTGYELDVQREGIADEDVELTEFSDEIEAWVIAEFKNIGLDTARSVLDLEVNDLVKRTDLEEETIIDVQKILREEFED, from the coding sequence ATGGAAAACATCGCGTTAATAGAGTCTTTTTCTGAGTTTAAAGATGATAAAAGTATTGATAGAGTAACGCTTATGGCGATACTGGAGGATGTATTCAGAGCTGCCTTAAAAAGGAAGTACGGTTCTGATGATAATTTTGATATTATTATAAATCCCGATAAAGGAGATTTAGAGATATGGAGAAATAGAGTTGTGGTAAACGATGGCGAGGTGGAAGAACCTAATGAAGAAATATCATTATCCGATGCTCAAAAAATAGAGCCTGACTTTGAAGTTGGTGAAGATGTGTCAGAAGAAGTAAAGTTAGAGGATTTAGGAAGAAGAGCAATTTTGGCATTGCGTCAAAATCTAATTTCTAAAATTCATGAGCATGATAATACTAATATCTTTAAGCAATTTAAAGATTTAGAAGGCGAAATTTACAGTGCCGAAGTTCATCATATTAGGCACAATGCCGTAATTTTATTGGATGATGAAGGTAATGAGATTGTATTACCAAAAAGCGAACAGATTAGATCTGACTATTTTAGAAAAGGCGAATCTGTACGTGGTATTATAAAATCGGTTGAATTACGTGGTAATAAGCCAACTATTTTAATGTCAAGAACGGCACCTGAATTTTTAGTAAAGTTATTTGAGCAAGAAATTCCCGAGGTTTTTGATGGTTTAATTACTATTGAGCGTGTTGCTAGAATACCAGGAGAGAAAGCAAAGGTGGCCGTTGATTCTTATGATGATAGAATAGACCCTGTTGGAGCATGTGTAGGTATGAAAGGATCTCGTATTCACGGTATTGTACGTGAACTGGGTAATGAAAATATTGATGTTATTAATTATACAAAAAACGATCAAATATTTATAGCAAGAGCATTAAGTCCTGCCAAAGTAACCTCAATGGATATTAAAGAAGCTGCCGAAGGAGAAAAACCAAGAGTAGATGTGTTTTTAATGCCAGATCAGGTTTCTAAAGCAATTGGTAAAGGTGGAGTAAATATCCGTTTAGCAAGTCAATTGACTGGTTATGAGCTTGATGTACAGCGTGAAGGAATTGCAGATGAAGATGTAGAGTTGACAGAGTTTTCTGATGAAATAGAAGCATGGGTAATAGCTGAATTTAAAAATATTGGTTTAGACACAGCTAGAAGTGTATTAGATTTAGAGGTTAACGATTTGGTAAAGAGAACTGATTTAGAGGAAGAAACTATAATTGATGTTCAAAAAATATTAAGAGAAGAGTTTGAAGATTAA
- a CDS encoding universal stress protein has protein sequence MKKILVPIDFSDEAKYACKVAASIAKQTGSEIILLHMLDIPTDAIDPLESDITRGGAQTILFMKGIHKRFEKLKKQPFFEGVKLNETVKFHKAFEGVIEESKKNDVDLIVMGSQGATGLKEMLVGSNTEKVVRQSHIPVLVIKQDIENFKVDDIIFASEFSETSKTTFPKVIKFANTFNAKLHLLFINTARNFEPTEVTNAKLSKFVGEFDIKNYTLNTYNDVSIEEGILNYGKKINADIIAINTHGRSGLAQLFNESISKELANHALRPVVTFKI, from the coding sequence ATGAAAAAAATACTCGTTCCCATCGACTTTTCGGATGAAGCAAAATATGCCTGCAAAGTAGCAGCTTCAATAGCTAAACAAACAGGAAGTGAAATTATTTTACTACATATGCTTGACATACCTACAGATGCCATTGACCCTCTTGAATCAGACATTACCAGAGGTGGTGCTCAAACTATCCTTTTTATGAAAGGCATTCACAAGCGTTTTGAAAAATTAAAAAAACAGCCTTTTTTTGAAGGTGTTAAATTAAACGAAACTGTGAAGTTCCATAAAGCTTTTGAGGGCGTTATCGAAGAAAGTAAAAAAAATGATGTTGATTTAATTGTAATGGGCTCTCAAGGTGCAACTGGACTAAAAGAAATGCTAGTAGGATCCAACACAGAAAAGGTAGTAAGACAGTCGCATATCCCCGTTTTGGTTATTAAGCAAGATATTGAAAATTTTAAAGTAGATGATATTATTTTTGCATCTGAATTTAGCGAAACAAGCAAAACAACATTTCCAAAAGTAATAAAATTTGCCAATACGTTTAATGCCAAACTACACCTGCTTTTTATAAACACAGCACGCAATTTTGAACCTACTGAAGTTACAAACGCCAAGCTAAGCAAATTTGTAGGCGAATTTGATATAAAGAACTATACCTTAAACACTTACAATGATGTTAGTATTGAAGAGGGTATTTTAAATTACGGAAAAAAAATAAATGCTGATATCATTGCAATTAACACACATGGCAGAAGTGGTTTGGCACAATTATTTAACGAAAGTATAAGTAAAGAATTGGCAAATCATGCTTTACGGCCAGTTGTTACTTTTAAAATCTAA
- a CDS encoding LacI family DNA-binding transcriptional regulator: MNNHVTLKQLAKELNLSISTVSKALKNSYEINENTIARVKALAKKHNYRPNRMALSLKNSQTKTIGVIIPNILNYFFSKVLLGIEDEANKNGYQIIICLSNNKYQKELESLELLSDGSVDGFILSIARETQREKHHNHFKKIIDDGYPIVMFDRVSENVACDKVIIDDFDAAFNATNHLLNQGRKKIVLISTVSKLGIGKLRANGYKESLKKYSNYQNDAIIVPITDKTKYDSIINKLFSEHKNIDGVLTTNNVSAVTALKIAQQKGHQVPKDISIIGFSDDKISRLSHPKLSTIDQNAFDIGKKAANTLISRLTKKEKTEFKTAIIKTNLLVRETA; this comes from the coding sequence ATGAATAATCATGTTACCCTAAAACAACTGGCCAAAGAGCTTAATTTATCTATTTCTACTGTTTCCAAAGCATTAAAAAATAGTTATGAAATTAATGAAAACACAATTGCTAGGGTAAAAGCATTGGCAAAAAAACACAACTACAGACCCAATAGAATGGCGTTGAGCTTAAAAAATAGCCAGACCAAAACTATTGGCGTAATTATTCCAAATATTTTGAATTATTTTTTCTCTAAGGTGCTGTTGGGTATTGAAGATGAAGCAAATAAAAATGGGTATCAGATTATTATCTGTCTTTCTAATAACAAATATCAAAAAGAATTGGAAAGCTTGGAACTCTTAAGTGATGGTAGTGTAGATGGGTTTATACTTTCTATTGCCAGAGAAACGCAGCGTGAAAAACACCACAATCACTTTAAGAAAATTATTGATGATGGCTATCCAATAGTAATGTTTGATCGTGTTTCAGAAAATGTAGCTTGTGATAAGGTAATTATTGATGATTTTGATGCCGCATTTAATGCGACAAACCACTTACTCAATCAAGGGCGAAAAAAAATTGTTTTAATAAGTACCGTAAGCAAATTAGGAATTGGAAAACTACGTGCTAATGGTTACAAAGAGTCGTTAAAAAAGTACTCTAACTATCAAAATGATGCCATTATTGTGCCTATTACAGACAAAACAAAATACGATAGTATAATCAACAAATTATTTAGCGAGCACAAAAATATAGATGGTGTTTTAACTACTAATAATGTTTCTGCGGTAACGGCATTAAAAATTGCTCAACAAAAAGGGCATCAGGTACCAAAGGACATTTCTATCATTGGCTTTTCTGATGATAAAATTTCTAGATTGTCACATCCAAAGTTAAGTACTATCGATCAGAACGCTTTTGACATTGGCAAAAAAGCAGCTAATACACTTATTTCCAGATTAACTAAAAAGGAAAAAACGGAATTTAAAACCGCTATCATTAAAACCAACTTGTTGGTTAGAGAGACTGCCTGA